A window of Glycine soja cultivar W05 chromosome 13, ASM419377v2, whole genome shotgun sequence genomic DNA:
aaaaattaatCACTTCTAGTTAATCGAGCTTTGAAAGTAAACTCAATCCTATTTGATAATATCCAAACAaatgtatttttactaaaattacatttgatagaacacaaaattaattttgatatttctcAGTGTGTGAGCATGTTTGGAACCCTAAGGGCTCAAAAGTTGAAAGCTTAAGAGATCTTAACAAATCCTAGAGTGCGTGATATTGGGTGATCAAGGATGGTCATTCTTATTTAATGAATGTCATTAAGCCTAATATTAAAAGTTCAATTGTCGTATGCTCAATTGACTTACGTGTGACTAAACGATCGACGATCCTTTAAGCGTTGAACTTAGAAGCCATGGATGCTTTTAATGCActaaatttttaactttcagtcaactcttattttattttaattttattccctttaaattcttttaataaaagtCATGTAATTTAAGCTCAAACGTATAAAAACACGACATATATAAACATTTCAAACAAATTAGGcagcatgatttttttttaaatagctaAATACGTATGGTTTGACCAGAAGGGGGTAATTCTATTCGGAATTTACCAAATGAgggtattttttgaattaattcctaAACAAGGATAAGTCCTAGGAATTTTTATGACTTTTGCATATAAAatcgtaaaaaaatttacattgacttttttttttttaatagtgaagTCATAAAACATCCGATCACTTtagtctttttaattaattatataaattcataaatatttcacgactttgaagtcatgattaattttttatttttaaattaattttgaacgaaaattcactttaattataatttatgtttcatgattagttgtttaattcttttaaaatttttaaaaaattataattaatattttttttataatttatgactttaaagtatttcaaataataattataaaatgactaattcttttataatccaatgactttttttttcttaaccattatttttttacttaatattttcttaaccaataatagttatataaaatgaataagaaattatttttagattattaatttatagggtttggattctttttgtttctaaatttaaaaaataataataatttacaaatcacaatataaaaaatattaaataaaatcaagaaaaaaatgaacttatacTAAACATTTATCTTGCAcaacatgacaaaaaaatagagtagtagaaatataattacatgaaatataaaattataaaagaaaggcAACAACATTCATTGTTTGtgcaaatacatttttttatatagattaaaaagtatattaaaaataagtatgttAAAAGAATAAGAGACAGAAGAAAAATGAGCTTATACCATAGATTTATTGTGCACGACCATATGAGAAAAATAGAATAGTAAAAATCTAATAACACgacatataaaattatatttaaaacgactttaaagttgttcaaaattaatttaaaaataaaaaaactaatcatGATTCTTGAAAGTCatgaaaaaattatgacaaaaaaCTAAAGTTATTGGATTTTTTATGACTTAAAAAACAaagttgtgaattttttttatgacttcatacctagaagttgtaaaaacacttataatttattcCGTttgagaattaattaaaaaaaactctcattttataaattttaaatgaaattatccCTTTTGATTTGATCAAAACCCCCTATGGTATCAATAGTGCTATTACTATAGCAATaaatttgaagaaaagaaatctGTATGTAATGAATCCTTGTTATGATCAACATACAAGACATTTTTATTTAGAATGTCCCAAACAAGTCTTGAGCAGGAATCAGACAGCCACTTCCCAATGATGTGAAGTTTTTGTAATCAAACTAGAAGCAGTAAGAAGAGGACAAAGTGAGTTAGAAAAACTGACATGTTGGACCGCCGATTAATTCTTCAATTAGGTTAGGGAGAGTGTTTCCCTTTATTAAAGTTATATTCTTATCCGCACATAAAAGTAGTGTTATATAATTTCGTTCAGAGGTGAGACGGTACTTAATCATGATttggggttaattttttttttatataattttgtaatatttttttctatattatttttataaataaataaattgaagttgttatttattttatgtctttttttattaaaattaaaatgtgacaTGTTATTAAAAAGGATCACtctattagttaattttttctgtttttcaatcATAGGtttatatattgaattttcAACTCTGTATTAACATAttgaagaaatataaaaataatataaaggaaataaaattaaaataagtttttttcataaagaataaaatataaaaatgatattttgtcaataatgaaactaaagaattttttttctggaATCAAATATAAAGAAcaaattaaatcagaaatgtattaatattttaaaaacatatatctATATGAGTTTAtccaaattcaataaaattgaAGGGGAGtgtgaattgatttaaaaaatataatatcctctcttttaaattatttttactttatatgtaaatatttatgtgtatataatttttttagagatataaattaattaatagacaATAACATAAGAGTgactttaataataaaaaaatatgatatatattttttataatattaagtgtttatttttaaatacttaaatattaaaaaaatcttatttaatatttggaCATGAACGCATAAAACCAGTCCTCGTCCTATCTATCGAAAAGGCTGTAAAATCATGTGAAACCTGGGATGACATGCATCATCATGTGCAATGTGAATTTCACAAAGATGtttgcatatttaattttaattaattttagaatttcttACACAATTTTATAAATGTGTTTGTGTAGAAATCAAGTTTTTAACCCCCAGCccccaaagaaaaaaagtatgcTGGCTAAATATTATACGTATGTATTTCTTTGGCTTAAATGTCTAGTATCATTCTTAAGTCTAAGAAGGTAACATAATAGAAGGTGATTCTGAATCATCTGATTAGACTAGTTAGTTTATTGAagaatattaacaaatattattcACATCCAAAAAAGGGACCAACTAATTGACTTCACCAATCATTCAGATATGAACTCAATAGCTGCTATGTTATCTATTATATAGTCGTCCGAAGCTCagcttaaaaacaaaaaccgTGGAAGACTTGGGAGACCCCACACTAATAAAAGCATAACCTGTACACGTACGGTTATTTGGGGGAGTTCTGATTTTTTCACATACACTTCTATTACATtcactaaaaaagtttttttttcattcttaactTCTTGCTGTTAAAAGTAATTCAACATTTTATAAAGAGTGTAAAGGAGTGCAAAGCAAAAGTGATGTGAATCGAACATTATTCTATTTACTACATATTGAAAATTTAAGAGATGAATCAGTATGGCCACAAAAGGATTAATTCTTGTCATCATAACAAATAAAGTTTTGCTATTTGATGTCACTTGCTCCTACATGAAAGTTATGCAACTTGTGGCAACCCCAGAAGGTCATTCTATTCACAAGGAATGCTAGCAGAATATTTTCTCACATACTCTTTTCTTCTTATAATTGGATGAAATTCATGTCGATTAACAAAATGACCTGAATTGAACTCTATTTAATCGGCCACACTTCTTATTTAGTGGAATTCATATTGATATCACCCAATCATAAAGTTATCAAAGAGTAATTTCTAGCATATCTCTTTACAAAAATACAACATATCATGATTCATGACTATTGACTAGAGTTGGTTCATACTCATTATACATCCTAGTCTTTTGCATTAATGTGctcagattttttatttttttttgtctttaactctgatttatgagaaaaatgaattttgactaattaagaatttgaaaaaaatatgtaaaatctgATTAATACTCTAACCACAAGAAAAGAATCTAACATGAAAAATTAGTCCATTAATTAAGGGAATGTTGTAACTAAAGTACaatattaagttttttattttatttaatatgagaTTCCTAACATTCTTTTTTAGAACAAGGAGTTAAAAGTTCAATTAAAAGCCACGAAAAAAGCTAATAGAAGCTAAATCTGCAGCAAGATTCAACTGAACAAAAGAAGGAGCTGATTTGAAGATCTTCAACTTATCTTGAATCAGTTGAATGGAAAGACCATGCTTATACAAGGATTAATCACGAGTTGTGGTAGCACATACCTCAAgattcttaattataatttttaaacacaATACTCGGaagcctctctctctctctctctctatatatatatatatatatataaaggaaacTTCACTTAACCTTTCATGGTCATTGgatcaaaattttaacttttaataattattaatttaatttaattatataactttCAATTCAACATTTTTGAGTCATTATAtcgaaatttaaatttctcgataGTCATTGATATGATTcaatatgatataatattaatggaaaattattaatttttaaaattcaaccttttatataatttttttataaaatataattatgattcaatatcttttaatttgctattattattattattaaataaaaaaaattaaaactaatagaATAAGAGATATTGTAACTACTACAATATAGTATTCATTCTCACTTCTCACGTTGCTTTACTGCTCTGAGTTCTCTTCTTTCTGTAAAACAACAGAtgacaataaatataattttcattatacTAAATAAGATAAGAATGTTCTTATGGTGCGAGTGAGTTATTTCAAATCTTTAATAAtatcacataattaaaattaatatttctaaaatacactatttcaacaaaataaattttaattttgataacaaatgcatttaaaaattattacatattaacatatatcaacaacaaatttactataaatttatatatttttagattctttttgaatttatactttttatatagaaaaaatagcttgaaaatgaaaataaatatttgattgtgcttttttttttctttctcccttgcTGCATATTGATTATACCagtgaaaaattatataatgttaTAAGTGTGAAATTactcattattattatgattttttttttcaaaatggttATTATGATTATGTGTTATAAAATTAGACTTatatctttaataattttttcagaagaaaaaaaaaatctttaatgaGGTTAGAGTTAgactaaattatctttttttttccgtttttctcttatttaaatattaaataaatatgataggaAGGTCTATAAGAAAATATTCGATGAGttactttaataaattatatatttgatatattttattataataatgtcatgaaaaaaattcacaattagtattcttaattttctttggaatgtatttggatagagaattttaactgagaaaagtaatttatcagagaatctgaatttctgtaatttagaatgcattgtttggatgtttttttatgaaaaatttaaaattttggaattttaaaacagaattttaaacaactaaaaatctggaatttcaatttccttgagaaattgaaattctcttcttaccgTCTTTTTTCAATAAACACTTTCTGACCTCCTAAAAGAACACGTATAACTAATACACcaattatattttctctttttttttcatttatttttttcatcctcataattttaatttattttatccaaacacaaaattttgaaaataaaagaatttcaattgaagtatttgaaattcttagaatttaaaatttctcaaaattttaaatttctccatccaaacacactcttaaagAAATACACAATACTTAAAAACTTCATTTCCAATTAATTgtgatttaaataattataaatttatgtttactatttttattttgaatttatacatttcatatgCAATTAATCTTTTTactcaattttaatataattttgtttaatatacacataatatattttttaaaataacaagtttatttatttaatgttttaaacaaataatactAAGTACAGTTGTAATGCCCGggtataaattatagttttaactAGCGTAAATGTGTGGTGCATAATgcttcaaggaaaaaaaaatagtaaatgagAAATAATCCTTGAGTCTTGACCCATGAAAGGAATCTAgaaacctaaaataaaataaaataaaaactaatttcaCTAAGAAGGAAACAACACTAATTTTAAGTAGTGCTATAAAGAGAATCATGTTGACAAGGTTGTAATATTTGGTTGCATTGTTTTTATTCCACTCTAATTTCTGCACTTTCCTAGCTTAGGTGCATGcttcattttattcttctcacaAGAGAGCTAACAACTTCTTAAGAAGTCATTTCGTCCTCTATTTCAGATGAATTGCTAAATTTTGCAAAAACAATTGttctataatattattttctatttctgaTTATGATACAAAGTTCTTCTTGATATAGTGTCCTGTTAACTTATGCAAATTGCATATTTGTGATATAATAAGACGTGTTGTGGTAAGGTAATCATGAGAAGCAAAGGTAGTTTTCTGCACTAAACTTGAATCTTTACTTATGTTACGTCACccaaatatcttttttaatataaacatgcaaaaaaaaagataaaaggccACAATGTAGGTGATTTTTTTGCTATTCTAAATGGAgagatttgaaagttaaaagcaTACTGAATGTGAAAAAAGatgattttattgttgttaatttCATCACCTACAATAACTTCGTAAAGAAGATTGGCCCAAGAATATAAACTAGCATGGATGACAGAATTAATTCAATAAAAGGTAACTTCAGAAGCTCCAAACATGGGTTTTTTAATAAAACGTATTAATCATGCAAATAAAATATCAGTACAGAAGTTTCAAAACAGCTCTATTTAAATTGtagccaaaaataagaacaaaacttAAAAGCTCAGCGTTTCCCACCTCCCCCACCAAGTTTGGGACCTTTGGGCATGGCACCCTTCGAAATACTTCCTTTCCCTTGTGATTTTTGGGACTTAGCTGCAACTTCTGCTTTCTTAGCTTTCTTGTCATCCTTAGTTTTCTTGATCCTCTCCTTAATTTCACTGCATCACATCATAGACTCAGATACACAATATTCCATATTTGCAAGCAAAAAGAACTGTTAAAAATAAGACTCAGAAACATAAATAAGGTTTTGGatgattaaagtaaaaaaataaatatacatattagaaatgagaattgaaaaagagaaattttaaCTCTTCTAAAGTGAGGGATACACTAGAATAAAGTGCAATTATAACAGTTGATAAGATAAATAGTCGAGATTATAACAACTTTAAAGTTTGTTATAGATGTGTATgtacattttcaaaaaattattttcttatcaaCAATTATAATTGTTCTTTATCATCCAAAGTAAGAGCCAAATCCAAGAAAGCAAAGCCTAACATTACACAGACAAAACACCAAAAACACACCGAAGCTGTGCTTCCCTAGCTGCATCTCGAACTTCTGGCTTCTCGGTTCTCTTTTTCTGGATAACTTCTAAAGTAGCACCAACAATAGACCTAGAGTAAGGTTTTTTGGTAGCACGTCTTCTCTTCTTCACAGCTTCTTGAGCAATATCCTATACATCACATGCACACaaacaatcaaattaaaatgcatGCAACCATTGGATATTTACTTATAGCACAGTCAAGTGTTTATGTGAGGAATAACCAAGTACAAGGAAAAATATATGGGCAAATTCAATTCAAGTAGGAGAGCAACAATACTTTCACTTTCTAGCCAGATTCATTAATGCCTATATTTGCTTATTGTTTCATCCTTGAagcatttcaattaaataatcaCCTTCTTATGCTGCTTTCGGTACATTGCAGTCCACGTGAGCTTTGACGGCTTCAACCTGTTGTGGAAATACCTCTTACATTTTGAGTTAGCAAACAGGAAAACCTGTaagtttcaacaaacaaaacccCTCATATCAGTATCAtaacaaataacaaacaaaaccCCTCATAACTTATAATATGATTGCATCATAGTAAACAGAACATCCAGTTTCAAATGAAACGATACATCAACCCAAAACTCAACGAGAAACATATTGTCACCTGAGAATCACCACGAACAAATCTGATGCCTTTCCCTGGGTAGATCTTGGCACCGCTGAATCGGCACAGCTCGGTTCTGATACAGCAATGCCAAATATTAATATACTTATGTGGCACATAAGAAAAATGATTGTTCATTTAATCAAACATAATGCCTGAAGACACAAATTGGTTTAGAAATAATCATCTTCAACAATCTTAAAAAACACGTTTTCCCTCCAAATTAGGTCAAAATTTCAGACACTGCGCCGCGGAACTGAAATCAAGGTACTACGCAACAAATGTAAGCGCATCGTAAAATGTTGAATACAATTTCAATTTAGATATCATTATGCCCTAGAACGAAACTACAATCGCACAAGaatatatcaatttaaaaaacgggaaataaaaataacataaccaTTCCGCAGAACAAACAATAAAAGACAAATCGATTATTGAGTTCAGATGAGTTAATGAATCACAAATCCTACAAAAGGAGTTGAtggaagaagaacaagaagaaagtGCCATTAATACATACTTGAGAACCATGACTGCTCCTGAAGGTGTGCCTCCTCAGTGTAAACCCTAAAAACCTAATTTTCCCAGATCCTGCTACCTATATAATAAAACCTCGTAAATGAACTCCTGGGCCGGGCCGAAAGACAATGTTTTAGGAATTGCTTTATGCACCCataaaacttgttgtgcacccaGCAAATTTTCTAAATTCCAAAAGTACCCCTGATAActtcttccttttccttcttcatgCACCATCTTCACGGAAAAttcattttgttctttgttttcattctcAAGAGTGGTGGTCGTTCATTCTTGTGTCTGTTTTGGTCGAGACACATTGGTTACGGTAGTTCGTTGGCAAGTGGTGGTTATGATCCTGTTAACCATGGaggtatatttaaatttttttgcacTTCGATCTAGTTTTATAcggatttttaatttgtataaaatattgaattgaCAATTCATATTTTGTCAATCcgtaagaatatttttttaaaaaaaaatattttaaaatttgttttatttatttttaatataattagttttattatttataatatgtttaaatacttatagtttcataatttgtaacttttagtttttataatttgaaagtggtatttatttttaaataatttacagttatattttattttagttgttttgttttaaaagtgatttttagtccttatatttttatgaattacaattaactataaaaatattagcaattaattcataaataatttatcgcaatataatatgtaataaaaaaagttgatatatataactaatttgtagataattgtttatatatatatatatatatatatatatatatatatatatatatatatatatatttgtagcaAGAACTAAAAGGTTAGTCTCTaagagttgattttttttatagccaGTACAGGATGAGTATTTAAAGATTTATAATCtttgtgtaaatattattaaattaactactttatgcaagtaaaaaaataaaataaaatagtgtcatatattagtttatgcaattctaaattttaatatatatgtttatcaatttaatgtattatattattaatgcagtaaaataattaaaaaaaagtgtgataTTATATGGATGATGTCATTAAGGGTCGATTgtttgtcatttaattttttaaaatattttgttaagatAGACGAAAATCAGTGGATGTATATGtctgaatgaagaaaatgaagaggaACTTGGTGTGTTTCAACATATTGATTTTCTGATGTTTCTGaggtattaatatgattttttttgttaaagtaaATAAATGAATGTATCTTGAAGACTAAATATGTATGATCCCTTTTGTAGGTGTTATGTTTTGCATTGGGTCTGTTGCATATTATATTGGTTTTGTAGCGGTGATTATGAGGTTAAACACATATGGACACTTATTTACAGTAGAGAGAAAATGTGGATGTCCCTTTAAGCTACTAGCAAAACATGGTAGTGGGAGGTAAATGATGAATGGTGAAGCTAATATGTGAGAGTTATAATCATGCACGACTAAGTCATTAGTTGAACATCCATATGTTGGTCGACTGACTAAAAATGAGAAGATTTGTTGATAACTtaatatgacaaagtcaatggtcaaacaaaaaaatattcttctaacATTGATGGAGCATAATGTCAATCGTTATAAAACAATTCTGCAAGGATACAATGCATATCGTTCTTCTATAAAAGATAACAATACTGAAATCTAACAATTAATGAAACTTCTTGAACatgatcaatatattcattgaCATAGATAAAAAGATGAACATGTTATACGAGATATATTCATTGAGATATTTTGCAGTTATCCAATGTCTGTAATTTGATATTTCTTATAGATAGTACCTataaaacaaacaggtacaagCTATCGTTTGTTTTTTTCATTGGCTCTGGCAAGGTATGGAAATGGAAGGAAGAAGACTTGACTGAAGATAATTTCAGTACAAATTTCAAAATGGGTTTTGTTATCGTTATTTTATTGCAGATTCAAGTTTTATCTGACATTCTTTTTGTGCACTTGAGTAAAGGAAAATATTTCTGCTGCCTGAAGTCTTAAATTTCGGCTGCGGTCATGGTTTCATTGTGCTCATTGATATTATGAGAAATTATAGACAAACGTGGCCGATGTAGCTACTACCGTAGCAAAAATCCAAGAAACCTTGACATTGCGGCCAAAATGGCAGTCACGGCAAACTTTTAAAGATGTTGATTATGTCGTTTATGTTTTGTGAAACTGTCACTCAAGTTTTTTGTATGGATTGCCAAAATGTGGAACTTCTATATGAATCTTTTATGaaaattgttattaaattatttccTATGTATGTCATATTAAGAAGAGTTGAATCATATCAGAATCGATGCTATGTCCAGGTTATTGCTGGAATTGATGTGGCAGTGAGATCAATGAAAGAAGGAGGTATTCGTAGAGTTATCATACCCCCATCATTTGGGTATCAAAACACATCACAAGAGCCCATCCCACCTAATGTAAGAACCTTTTTCTTCTCCAGACTTATTGCATGTTTGTGCTTGTATACAATGTCTTCAGAGCAAGTTTTTTCGCTTCACACTCTTCTGCTCTTGGACCAAGGTTTGCACTTTGCAGAGAAAACTAGTAAAAATCTATgtcctaatatttttttgtaattgccTGATGATACCGTGTTTTCTATATCCCCTGAAGAATGTAAGCACTAAAAAGCACCTCCCTTAAACATGTAGGACACACAATGTGCCACATGGCTGTCAGAGTTATAGAAGAAAAACAGAAACAACAGAAAAAGGGACACTAGAATGATAATAAAAGGAGTTAATCTAACACAAAAATTATGGAATGTACCATATGGTACATATGTCATGTTATATCTTGTGATTATTTTTCCTTACATTGCCAAGTTATACATGTTAATTAAATGAAGTAATTACTAGTTTCTGTAAAGAAATGTAAATGTTATCCCATTTGGTAGAAATTGTGGTCGACttttcttttctccctttttgtATGATGAACAATTTAATTggatattatattttgaatctCTTTTGTTCTTATAGTAATATCTTTTGTGGTATTCCTTCAACCTtcctccaaaaaaaataaaaatagttcttTGATAGGCAGAGACTATTCACTACCATTTTCAATCCAACTCGCCTTGCTAATGAAGAAGGCTCCATTTTAGGCACACTTATATTTGACATTGAACTGGTTAACGTGAGACATCTGTGAAGTCATCAAATTTGATCCAGCTATCCAGAAAAGATAGTAATAGTCTTTTTTCtttgggaggggggggggggggggggttgtcaATTAGTAATAATGTAGCATTTATCTGTTTGTAAATTGCAGGGTATTGTTCATGAATCACCATGCATGATCTTTGATTATGCAATGCTGAGATCAGTTTTTTATCTTTGCCAATGATAAGAGTAAAGCTAACCGCCATGTTGTTCGATTTTTGCATTACCATAttggttttgttttggtctatTATAGTTTGTGAAGTTACATCATGAGGTCTGCTTGGTAATTAGTTTTGAAGTGATGGACCCATAATATTCCCTCAAACACCTTAGTATTTTTTTGGTAGACAAACTCCTCAGTCTTTGAATTACTGTTTGTGTAATAATTCATgagtgaaaatggaaaaaaggTGGGAAATTGAATGGTGGAAACGAGATGTTAGTTAAACTTggtgcatgtttggtttgaaTTAAATGACATGATTATTCACGTCAAATCATCTCAAGCAGCTATTCatagttttcatgttttttgagACATCTCAAGGATCACGATGAAACTCtgaccacaatttaaaaccttgggtGGAAGGAAGTCCTTTGCCTTTGATAACTTGAACTTAATATGTGAAAGTCGCATTTGACTTTAACGCTTTTAGTGGAATGATTGCCAACTATTCCTATATGTGAATTTTGTAATCATTAAACATTGTAATGTGTTGTTTTTCagaaacaatatgttatgtattttaaataaatggaaGTCTTTATGGTCTTTGGTTTGTAAGTGGGTAAATAGAAGCTCTTCCCGCAAGTTGCAGAAGGTTGCTATGATGGTGTATATTTGGACTCTTCAATCATTCAATGCTCAATTAAAACAAGGTTATGCGAGAAAGCTATAATAAGAATCACTATTGTGTGCGTACTTGGTAGTAAAGCTTATCATTTATTCTTACATAGCATTGTATGGCATAggagaattatttatttattttttaagcagAATTAGTTGATCGTTACATAaagtaaaattgaataatatatgACATGATTGATGATAACTttgtctcttttattttaaaccCTCAATCAAcaccttttatttttctctatttttcattcctatattttttttcttttttttcactctctAGGTGTCAAAAATTATTTGGGtgtctaaatatattttttccaaaacaaaaatgattaattt
This region includes:
- the LOC114381024 gene encoding 60S ribosomal protein L24, producing the protein MVLKTELCRFSGAKIYPGKGIRFVRGDSQVFLFANSKCKRYFHNRLKPSKLTWTAMYRKQHKKDIAQEAVKKRRRATKKPYSRSIVGATLEVIQKKRTEKPEVRDAAREAQLREIKERIKKTKDDKKAKKAEVAAKSQKSQGKGSISKGAMPKGPKLGGGGGKR